The genomic interval TGCATCCTCTACATGGTTGCCGATGAAACCTAAATCGGAGACCGATGACATGCAAAATAAAAAAAATTTCCGTTGAATAGTGGAAGTAAGTAATGACCAATATGAAAAGGTTCGTAATTAACACCAAATGGAGGGAATCACATGGCTAAACCCGATAACCGTGCAGATAATAAGATCCATCTGCAGCAGCATATTGAAAACACGCAAGCTAATTTGCAGGAAGCGGAAAGCTATTTGGATGAGCATGCAAATGAAATTAGTGCCGATGAAAAAGGAATCAACGAAGCCAAGAATCAGCGGCGCAAAGAAAGCATTCAAGAATTCCAAGCCGAGAAGCAGGATGAAGCCGACCAATAAAAGTTTACTATATGGTTTCTAGACTCCAAATAAAGGCATCCGAATCCATTCGGATGCCTCTTTCATCTTGAGGTTATGGTTCTAGGAAGTATTTTACATTCTCGCCTCCGATCTCATCTCCCTCTCAGTCCTCGCTCATTGCCGTGACGAAAGATCTTGCTTGAGTTACGACTTCGTCAAAAGAAGCCCCATGACCACTTGACCATAACTCCGTAAATTTAGCTTTCAAATCCGCCCAATTCTGCTTGTCCTTCAAGGTATGGTATCCAACCAAAGCACGATAGTTTTTACATATATAGCCGGAAAATGCAATTATGCATCTATAACAGACTTAAATGGAA from Paenibacillus sp. FSL K6-3182 carries:
- a CDS encoding small acid-soluble spore protein Tlp → MAKPDNRADNKIHLQQHIENTQANLQEAESYLDEHANEISADEKGINEAKNQRRKESIQEFQAEKQDEADQ